Part of the Methanobacterium paludis genome is shown below.
CCACCTCATAAACACATTCTTGTATAGGCTTATCACGAACCAAAACATCATTCAATGTTGCTTCAGGGTTTAAAAGACCTGTTATAACGTCCATATTTGCCATTACAAGGTCAAAATCGAGCATTACAATTTCTTCACCAAAAAAGGACATTGCAACACCTAGATTAAATGTTAGTGATGTTCTTCCAACACCACCTTTACCTGAAACAAACGCTATAAACCGCGACATGGTTAACTTCCTTATAAATTGAGAAATTATCTTTTGCCTAAAAGACCTTCAACCAATTTGGCAATAACACTTTTTTTATCTGGTTCAATAGGTTGATATTCTTCCCCAATCATGTCTGCAGCAAGCTGCATTATTGCATTACTTGTTGGAGATTTAGGATTTTTAACAATAATTGGTTCACCATATGCTGCAGCTCTACTTACCTCAGGATCATCAGGTATAACTGCAATTACAGGTACTTCAAGTATGGTTTCAATTTCGTTGAGTGTTAAAAACGTTCTATCATGCTGTTCCCTGTTTATTACAACTCCTATTATGTCAACTCCCAGTTTGCTTGCAATGATCTTGGTTTTCAGGGCATCACTTATGGATGGAACCTCTGGTGTTGTTACCAGTATCATCTCCTGTGCAGCAGCAATAGCTGCAAGAGCGTCTTTCTCCAGACCTGCAGGAGCATCTATAAGCAATATATCCGCATCTTCAATGAGAACTTCCAATGCTTCTTCTAATCTATCTAACCTAATTTTTCGTAACCCTTCAAGGGATATACCTGCAGGCACAACTTTTACACCGCCAGGTCCTTCATATATTGCATCTTCTATCGGTGCTTCCCCTGACAATACATCGTGCAATGTTACAGATTTACCCTCCATTCCTAAAATGAGTTCGAGGTTTGCCATTGCTACATCTGCATCTAATACTATGGTTCTTTCTCCGTAAGTGGATAAAGCAACGCCTAAATTTGCAGTCATCGTTGTTTTTCCAACTCCTCCCTTTCCGGAAGCAACACATATAACTCTTGTCATTTTGATCCTCCCTAATTAACCTCTACATTTATATCAAATTCATCAACAATTTCAGGATACTCTCTAAAGCTCTTCCTTATTTCTATCTGTATTATATTAATTATTTGTCTTTTTAAATTAGTGATATCCTTCGATTCTCCTATCATTCTAGAAAGGAATCCTTTAGATTCATATTCAATTATTACGTTAACCTTTCCAGATAGTCCTTTGGAATTATCAAGAAAAATCATAACCTCAGCGCCTCTAATTTTAGGAATTCCAAAGATGGACTTTTTTATCCTGTTCATGAGCGTCAGTTCTATTTTATCAACATCTTCTTCCGCTATAGAACCTCCCTTGTAGGACTCTAAGATATTTTCAACGTCTTCTTCTTTAATATCTTTAATACCATACATCTTCATGAGAGCAGAACGATCCAGAGGTTGAGTTTCTGTCTCCTGAACCTCAGCAGTCTCCTGAACCTCAGCATCTATTACTTTCTCACTAATTACATCAGCATCTGTATTTTCTGTTACCTCTAAAGTTTCCGCTGACGGTTTTTGATATTCTAAAAAGGTCTTTACCTCATCAATATCATTTACCTCATCAACATTAAATTCTGCGGATTCAAAGGATTTTGGTTTCACCACTTCTTCAATTTCTTTTTCAGATACTGGTTCTTCCAAAGTAGACTCATATTCATTTTTGGGTTCGTCTGTGCCTTCCATATTTGGTACAGGTTCAGTTTTTAGCCCTGATTCCTGTTCTTTTTCAAGCCTCAAAGCAGGTTTAACTTCTTCCTCAATTTCCTGTTCAACATTAGTGGTCTCATGCTTAGCTACAGTTTCAGGACGGGTTATAGTTTCATGCTTAGCTACAGTTTCAGGTTTAACCATATATCCATGATCTTCAGATTCTGGCTCTGCTGATTTTTTAAGCTCCATTATTAGGTCATAATCTGAACTTGAATTCAGAAGGTATGGTTTGTTTAAATCCTTTAAAAAATCAATTTGAGATTCTTTAACATCAAAAACTTCGATTAAGGTATTTTTTTCATCCATTGCATCTTTTATTTTCTCGATCGCATCTACCTTTTGATATTTATCGTAGGAAGCTGCAATCTGTTCACCTTTATTAAAAAGGATATAACCTTCCTCAGAACCTAAAGTCACCCTTATGAACCCGTTGTGCTTGTTATTTGATAGCTCTTCCAAAAGTTTTAAAAAATCCATTTCATCAGCATAAGAAACCATGGATGGTTTTTTTATTGGCAGATCCATTTTTTTACCCCTAGATCAATATGGCCCTTTATCAGATAATTTCAATCTGATTTTATAGGAAATTTCAGTGATATCTAATTTATAGCTTTTATTTTTTGTCGTATAAAGATTATTGGTGTTGTATAAACAATTATTTGTCATTTATACTGAATATAAAGTCTCTTTAATTAAGATCATTTCCTTATAAGTTTGATCTCAGGAGGCGTAATGATTATGGTATTTTTACCGTTTTTACAAAGCAGTATTGCTTCTCCACCGGTTTTAGTACGGAAAGCTTTTAATTTTTCCCCAGCCAATTTAAAGTCTTCAGGACTATCCCTTTCCAGATATCCCATGTCCATTATTATGGGAGTCTTTTCTTCAATAATCTGATTGAGTGCATAATCAAAGTCATCAAGATTCTTGGCTTTCATCATGATTATTTCATAGAAAGAATGTTCCGGTACTATTATGGTATCCTGTTCTTCCTTCACTTCGTCTTCCTCTTCTAAACCAATAGTTTTTTTTATATGATCTAGTACGTCCTTCATTTTTTAGATTCCCCTATATAATCAATAATTACTTTAAGTAATCTTGATGCACCGCCATTTTTAATGTCCACTGTGGGCAGGCCGTATTTTTCTTCATATTTTGATATTTCGCTTTTGTCCTCAACATTCCTTAAATTTAATGAAATTCCAACAACCTTAGTTGGTTCAACTGCTTCTATAGCTTTCACTTCATAGTCTATGCCACGGGGTTCCCTGTAAGGGTGGTTAGGCCTGTGGCAAACCACTGTGGCATCGGGCTTTGCTCCAAAAAGTATGGCAGCTGAAAGACCCCGAGGGTGGGGATTTCCCATTTCTGTTAAGCTTGATTGTCCTTCAACGAAGATTATATCCGGATTTTTATTTTCTTCCATATATTTTATGGTTCCCATAACTGCAGAAGCAACATCCATAACAGATAAGCTTCCTGCACGGAAATTCACATCAGCAGGTTTTTCAAGTCCCATCTCATCAGTTGATATTACAACAGCGTTTAAACCCTGCTCTTTTGCTGCTTTACCTAGGGTTCTTGTGGTTGTTCTTTTACCACATTCTTGGGACGTACCTCCAACAAAAACTACAGGTGCCTTAGCTTTGTAGTTGATCTTGGGTAAGATCTCTGTGCATTGCGGAGGAGCTACTCCGAATATTTTTTTAACAACATCCAAACGGGAACTGATCTCCTTTAATACAACTCCCTTGGATTCGGCAAATTTTATTAAAGATTCATTCTGTGTAACTGGCAACGACCTGAATGATGTAACAACGTTTTTTCCATGATCTATTGCTTCAACTGCATATTTGAGTGCAGTTCCTTCAGCTCCAATGGGCAGCATTATTGCCACGCTTTTCGCATTGGTTTTTTGGATTACTTCTTCCAGATCTCGTGATATGACATTTTTACAGAATTCTTTTCCCTGTTTTTCAGTGTCATCATCAATAAACCCGGCAGCTTCTACTCCTTCAAAATTAGCGAATTTTTCTCCTCCGCCACCACATCCTATGATTATAAACGGACTAAGTTCTTGAAGTTCTTCTACAGAAGTTATAAAATACAAAAAAATCACTCCTATTAATTATATTTTAGTGAAATAAGTGATAAACTTTACATTACCTATTTATTTAATAACTGCTAAACCAAGATATATACTTTGGGTAGCATACTAAATTCTATTATGGAGGCATAGTATGATAGAGAGAGTGCTTAAAGATTTAGGCAGAATCAATGGGGTAAATGGATCGTTAGTTGTAGGAAAAGACGGATTAATTATAGAAAGTGAAGTACCATCAGACATAGACTCAGAGCTTGTAGCTGCTATGTCTTCTGCTGTTTTCGGTACCGCAGAAAGGTCTGCAGAGGAAATGAAACATGATCCACTGCAGCAAGTCATGATCGAAGGTGAGAAAGGTAAAACATTGATGATAGATGCGGGTGAAGGAATTTTAGTTGTAATAACAGAAGTGAATATAAACTTGGGTTTAATAAGGATTGAAATGAGAAGAAGCGCTGAACGCGTAATCGATCTTTTAACATGAGATAAAAGCGTTTCCCTATTCAACACTAATTTGGGGATGGTAAATTGAGAAAACCTTACGTAATTCTTATAGGAAGTGCTTCAGGAATTGGAAAATCAACTATAGCCTCAGAGTTAGCTAAAGAATTAGGGATAAAGCATTTAATTGAAACCGATTTTATAAGGGAGATAGTGAGGGGAATAATAGGTCCAGAATATGCTCCCGCACTTCACAGATCCTCTTTTGACGCATACGTAACCTTAAAAGACAAAGAACGTTTTAAGGGGAACAATGCCGGGCTGATAAGTGCTGGTTTTGAAGAACATGCTTCATTTGTTATTCCTGCAATTGAAAAGGTTATTAAAAGAGCTGTGGATGATTACGACGATGTCGTGATCGAAGGGGTGCATCTGGTCCCTGGCTTGATTGACATTGAAAAATTCAGGGACGAAGCATCCATCCATTTTTTCGTGCTGACTGCAGATGAAGAGATGCACAAAGAACGATTTGTCAAAAGGGCCATGAAAATAAAACGTGGCGGTAAACACCTTGAATATTTCAAAGAAAACAGGATAATAAATGATTACCTTGTGAAAGAGGCTTCTGAACACGGAGTTCCTGTAATAAACAACAAAGGCATTGATTGTACGATCAAACGAATGCTCACCTTGATACGGGAGATATGTAAAATTATGCTCTTCAAACATTCTGTTGATGAACTAGAAGCTGAAACAGATATCATATTAGATAAATATGGTGGTAGAATAGTTGATGTATCCTACTTCCTCCCAGGATTCGGAGAACCGCTTAAAAGGAGAGTAAATGTCTTTGATCCCTACGAGGCAAAACGTTTCATAGGTAATCTGAATAAAAATCCAAAACGGAAAAAAGACCTTGAAGGACTTTACAAACTTTCAGACAATGTCCACAGCCATAAGATATGTGCACCAGATGAAGAAAGTCTTGAAAAGATGATAAAAGACTTGGATGAAATGGGTTTCATTTTCAAAGGAAAAGAATCAGCTGCAGAAAAATTAAGTAAGGAAGAAACATCAACTCAAGATGAAGGGTCAAAAAAGAGTTATCATTGATTAATTCCATCAATGAATATCTGATTTAATACAAGTAGTTGAATACAAATAACCCGAATAGTTGAGTAAAATCAATCAAGGAAATCTTTTATAAATTTTTTATAAATTTTTAAGGAGTGAATTGCATTTGAACAAAATGATGGCAGATTGTCCGGTTTGTAACAGCAAAGGTGCCATGGAAGTTACAACAAAAACAGAAACTATCCCCTATTTCGGGGAAATAATGGAATCTACAGTTAAATGCAGTAAATGTGGGTACAAACATTCTGACACAATATGCCTTGACCAGAAAGAACCTGTTAGATACACCATGACAATAACTAAAGACAATTTGAATGCAAGAGTTGTGAAATCCCAATCTGCAACCGTTACTATCCCAGAATTAGGCCTTAAAGTTGAACCCGGCCCAAAATCCCAAGGATACGTATCAAATATCGAGGGTTTAATTAACAGATTTGAGAATGCAGTTATAACCGCTTTAAAATGGGCCGAAGATGAAACTATAAAAGAAAATGCTCTTAAAATACTTGAAGAGATTGAAAATGTTAAATCTGGAGAAAAAAATGCCACCGTTGTGATCGAAGACCCATTCGGACACAGTATTATAGCTCATAATGACGCCGCGCATAGAAAATTAACTGAA
Proteins encoded:
- a CDS encoding DUF1611 domain-containing protein, coding for MYFITSVEELQELSPFIIIGCGGGGEKFANFEGVEAAGFIDDDTEKQGKEFCKNVISRDLEEVIQKTNAKSVAIMLPIGAEGTALKYAVEAIDHGKNVVTSFRSLPVTQNESLIKFAESKGVVLKEISSRLDVVKKIFGVAPPQCTEILPKINYKAKAPVVFVGGTSQECGKRTTTRTLGKAAKEQGLNAVVISTDEMGLEKPADVNFRAGSLSVMDVASAVMGTIKYMEENKNPDIIFVEGQSSLTEMGNPHPRGLSAAILFGAKPDATVVCHRPNHPYREPRGIDYEVKAIEAVEPTKVVGISLNLRNVEDKSEISKYEEKYGLPTVDIKNGGASRLLKVIIDYIGESKK
- a CDS encoding DUF2226 domain-containing protein, whose amino-acid sequence is MDLPIKKPSMVSYADEMDFLKLLEELSNNKHNGFIRVTLGSEEGYILFNKGEQIAASYDKYQKVDAIEKIKDAMDEKNTLIEVFDVKESQIDFLKDLNKPYLLNSSSDYDLIMELKKSAEPESEDHGYMVKPETVAKHETITRPETVAKHETTNVEQEIEEEVKPALRLEKEQESGLKTEPVPNMEGTDEPKNEYESTLEEPVSEKEIEEVVKPKSFESAEFNVDEVNDIDEVKTFLEYQKPSAETLEVTENTDADVISEKVIDAEVQETAEVQETETQPLDRSALMKMYGIKDIKEEDVENILESYKGGSIAEEDVDKIELTLMNRIKKSIFGIPKIRGAEVMIFLDNSKGLSGKVNVIIEYESKGFLSRMIGESKDITNLKRQIINIIQIEIRKSFREYPEIVDEFDINVEVN
- the minD gene encoding cell division ATPase MinD gives rise to the protein MTRVICVASGKGGVGKTTMTANLGVALSTYGERTIVLDADVAMANLELILGMEGKSVTLHDVLSGEAPIEDAIYEGPGGVKVVPAGISLEGLRKIRLDRLEEALEVLIEDADILLIDAPAGLEKDALAAIAAAQEMILVTTPEVPSISDALKTKIIASKLGVDIIGVVINREQHDRTFLTLNEIETILEVPVIAVIPDDPEVSRAAAYGEPIIVKNPKSPTSNAIMQLAADMIGEEYQPIEPDKKSVIAKLVEGLLGKR
- a CDS encoding cell division protein SepF; amino-acid sequence: MKDVLDHIKKTIGLEEEDEVKEEQDTIIVPEHSFYEIIMMKAKNLDDFDYALNQIIEEKTPIIMDMGYLERDSPEDFKLAGEKLKAFRTKTGGEAILLCKNGKNTIIITPPEIKLIRK
- a CDS encoding roadblock/LC7 domain-containing protein → MIERVLKDLGRINGVNGSLVVGKDGLIIESEVPSDIDSELVAAMSSAVFGTAERSAEEMKHDPLQQVMIEGEKGKTLMIDAGEGILVVITEVNINLGLIRIEMRRSAERVIDLLT
- a CDS encoding 3H domain-containing protein; translation: MRKPYVILIGSASGIGKSTIASELAKELGIKHLIETDFIREIVRGIIGPEYAPALHRSSFDAYVTLKDKERFKGNNAGLISAGFEEHASFVIPAIEKVIKRAVDDYDDVVIEGVHLVPGLIDIEKFRDEASIHFFVLTADEEMHKERFVKRAMKIKRGGKHLEYFKENRIINDYLVKEASEHGVPVINNKGIDCTIKRMLTLIREICKIMLFKHSVDELEAETDIILDKYGGRIVDVSYFLPGFGEPLKRRVNVFDPYEAKRFIGNLNKNPKRKKDLEGLYKLSDNVHSHKICAPDEESLEKMIKDLDEMGFIFKGKESAAEKLSKEETSTQDEGSKKSYH
- a CDS encoding ZPR1 zinc finger domain-containing protein, with translation MNKMMADCPVCNSKGAMEVTTKTETIPYFGEIMESTVKCSKCGYKHSDTICLDQKEPVRYTMTITKDNLNARVVKSQSATVTIPELGLKVEPGPKSQGYVSNIEGLINRFENAVITALKWAEDETIKENALKILEEIENVKSGEKNATVVIEDPFGHSIIAHNDAAHRKLTEDEIKNLKTGFTTFEK